The Toxoplasma gondii ME49 chromosome III, whole genome shotgun sequence genome includes a window with the following:
- a CDS encoding hypothetical protein (encoded by transcript TGME49_275700~Signal peptide predicted by SignalP 2.0 HMM (probability 0.999) with cleavage site probability 0.956 at residue 23) has product MKIGGKMMLVTLVFLVCAGGTIAESVTGLTVRGRESQGPTGQALNSLLMSLVGRSPYNTSAGQIARVTQAPQLAIHLSKAKFDDSISQSTATPFIDIAQERIDENEEELAQIRDARRNLAANLDTLYAYEIPNIPQEKGRLRDYLRNPPFLTRYGPTYKTTLATPEHFTNRGIDTVEMSPITMLLQDESTEAHKLRGDLEKSVLALERGDYVSPGDLIALEATPEI; this is encoded by the exons ATGAAAATTGGGGGCAAAATGATGCTAGTTACGTTAGTTTTCCTGGTCTGTGCTGGTGGCACAATTGCCGAAAGCGTCACTGGTCTAACTGTGAGAGGGCGCGAATCACAGGGGCCGACTGGTCAGGCTCTGAACAGTCTGCTGATGTCGCTGGTCGGTCGGTCGCCTTACAACACATCCGCCGGCCAGATCGCTCGTGTTACACAAGCGCCACAACT GGCGATTCACCTGTCAAAAGCGAAGTTCGATGACTCTATTTCCCAAAGCACGGCGACGCCATTCATTG ACATAGCGCAGGAAA GAATAGACGAAAATGAGGAAGAACTGGCACAA ATTCGAGATGCGAGGCGCAATCTTGCTGCAAACCTTGACACGTTGTACGCGTACGAG ATCCCCAACATTCCGCAGGAAAAGGGGAGACTGCGGGACTATCTCCGGAA CCCACCTTTCTTAACTCGTTACGGACCCACATACAAGACGACGCTAGCTACTCCGGAACACTTCACGAACAGGGGAATAGACACAGTTGAAATGTCTCCCATAACCATGCTTCTCCAAGACGAATCCACTGAAGCACACAAACTCCGTGGGGACCTAGAGAAGTCAGTGTTAGCGCTG GAGCGCGGAGATTATGTATCTCCAGGAGACCTCATCGCTCTGGAGGCAACGCCAGAGATATAA
- a CDS encoding ClpB, putative (encoded by transcript TGME49_275690) produces the protein MQRSCLQISGCSALYLPMAWPRGLSGPPRGRSRRLTPRGRLLFLRGALLVALVQQTVGHTIELSTQATSVFGFIPSGIPAGHRSSIKARFCSSVGRASPLRTVTCSKPQTASWYNNLLYRFNLPHVVEEPSRSTELRMAEDGLVLNSEDYTEKAWEAMGALGELADKLESGYVEAEMLLKALLDDGPDGLATQIFSKAGADVPKMQEELNRHLKTQPRMTMGFSDQKVLGRGLQNVLTAAQRYKREFKDQYLSVEHLVLALAAEDTKFTRPFLTRGNVSFNKLRSAVEDIRGKKKVTSKNPELAYQALERYSRDLTAAARAGKLDPVIGRDDEIRRTIQILSRRTKNNPVLLGDPGVGKTAIVEGLAQRIISGDVPDSLKGRRVISLDMAALIAGAKYRGEFEERLKAVLKEVQDAEGDVVMFIDEIHTVVGAGAGGEGGAMDAGNMLKPMLARGEFRCIGATTTNEYRQYIEKDKALERRFQKVLVEEPQVSETISILRGLKDRYEVHHGVRILDSALVEAANLAHRYISDRFLPDKAIDLVDEAAARLKIQVSSKPIQLDEIDRRLLQLEMEKISIQGDGRERMLEEQEKWRLRSVESQIERLKADQGKLTEEWTKEKSQVDAIRAFKERIDVVKVEVEKAERDFDLNRAAELRFETLPDLERQLKEAEEQYKESTAGGKRMLRDEVTVDDIATVVAMWTGIPVTRLKQSEKEKLLNLEKDLHRRVVGQDHAVQVVAEAIQRSRAGLNDPNRPIASLFFLGPTGVGKTELCRSLAELMFDSEDAMVKIDMSEYMEKHTISRLLGAPPGYVGYEQGGQLTDEVRKKPYSVILFDEMEKAHPDVFNVLLQILDDGRVTDGKGNVVNFRNCIVIFTSNLGSQHILEMARDPARKQEMKTKVMQTVRETLRPEFFNRIDEFVIFDSLSKKELKSIVGLEMANVADRLLERKVKLKVEDSALAYLADVGYDPAYGARPLKRLIQREVETPIAQNMLKGVVNENDVVAIAAEGGRLKFSFSSSNKS, from the exons ATGCAGCGTAGTTGTCTACAAATTTCTGGGTGTTCGGCGTTGTACTTGCCAATGGCGTGGCCACGGGGCCTCAGCGGCCCACCCCGTGGCAGAAGTCGGCGCTTAACTCCCCGCGGGCGTCTGCTCTTTCTACGGGGTGCCCTCCTCGTTGCCTTGGTCCAGCAGACGGTGGGTCACACCATCGAACTCTCCACACAGGCAACTTCAGTCTTCGGGTTCATCCCTTCTGGCATTCCAG CTGGTCACCGGTCGTCGATCAAGGCGCGGTTCTGCTCTTCTGTTggtcgcgcttctccgctCCGCACCGTCACTTGCTCGAAGCCGCAAACCGCTTCGTGGTACAACAATCTTCTCTATCGCTTCAACTTGCCTCATGTGGTCGAGGAACCAAGCAGATCCACGGAGCTGCGCATGGCCGAGGACGGTCTCGTGCTGAATTCAGAAGACTACACTGAAAAGGCTTGGGAGGCGATGGGCGCTCTAGGCGAACTCGCGGACAAACTCGAGTCTGGATACGTTGAGGCGGAAATGCTCCTCAAAG ctctctTGGATGACGGACCGGATGGTCTCGCGACACAAATCTTTTCGAAAGCCGGAGCAGATGTACCCAAAATGCAGGAAGAACTCAACCGCCACCTGAAGACGCAGCCGCGAATGACAATGGGTTTTTCTGACCAGAAAGTTCTCGGTCGAGGACTGCAAAACGTCCTCACTGCTGCCCAGCGGTACAAACGCGAGTTCAAG GACCAGTACTTGAGCGTGGAACATCTCGTCTTGGCTCTCGCAGCCGAGGACACCAAATTCACCAGGCCTTTTCTCACTCGGGGAAACGTCTCCTTCAACAAGCTGCGGAGTGCTGTCGAAGACATTCGCGGCAAGAAGAAGGTCACGTCGAAGAACCCCGAACTC GCCTACCAGGCTCTGGAGCGCTACTCGCGGGACCTGACGGCGGCGGCGCGTGCGGGGAAGCTCGATCCGGTCATTGGACGCGACGACGAGATTCGCCGCACCATTCAGATTCTTTCTCGACGAACGAAAAACAATCCAGTTCTCCTCGGAGACCCCGGTGTGGGGAAAACAGCCATCGTGGAGGGGCTTGCCCAACGGATCATTTCTGGAGATGTCCCCGACTCGCTCAAGGGGCGCCGCGTGATCTCCCTGGACATGGCGGCGCTCATTGCAG GCGCAAAATATCGCGGGGAATTCGAAGAACGACTCAAAGCAGTGCTCAAGGAGGTGCAGGACGCAGAGGGAGACGTTGTCATGTTCATCGACGAAATTCACACAGTCGTGGGCGCCGGcgctggaggcgaaggcggcgcgaTGGATGCAGGCAACATGCTCAAG CCCATGCTAGCTCGAGGAGAATTTCGGTGTATTGGAGCGACGACCACCAACGAGTACCGCCAGTACATTGAGAAGGACAAGGCACTGGAGCGGCGGTTTCAGAAAGTGCTG GTTGAGGAGCCGCAAGTCAGCGAGACCATCAGCATTCTCAGAGGCTTGAAAGATCGGTACGAGGTGCACCACGGTGTCCGGATCCTCGACTCAGCTCTAGTGGAAGCTGCAAATCTCGCTCATCGCTACATCAG CGACCGATTCTTGCCTGATAAGGCGATAGATCTCGTCGACGAAGCAGCCGCTCGACTGAAAATTCAAGTTTCTAGCAAACCGATCCAGTTGGACGAAATCGACCGACGTCTGCTGCAGCTGGAAATGGAGAAAATTTCGATTCAGGGCGACGGTCGAGAACGCATGctggaggagcaggagaagtGGCGACTGCGCAGTGTTGAAAGTCAGATCGAACGCCTGAAGGCTGACCAG ggcAAGTTGACTGAAGAGTGGACAAAAGAAAAGTCTCAAGTCGATGCGATTCGCGCATTCAAGGAACGCATAGACGTTGTCAAGGTGGAAGTCGAGAAAGCGGAACGCGATTTCGACCTAAACAGAGCTGCCGAACTGCGATTCGAGACCCTCCCCGATCTGGAA CGACAACTgaaggaagcggaagagcAGTACAAGGAATCGACTGCGGGAGGCAAGCGAATGCTACGAGACGAAGTCACAGTCGACGACATTGCCACCGTGGTTGCGATGTGGACAGGCATCCCCGTAACGCGGCTGAAGCAgagtgaaaaagaaaagctgCTCAACCTGGAAAAAGACCTGCACCGTCGAGTCGTCGGACAGGATCATGCG GTACAGGTGGTCGCCGAAGCAATCCAGCGTTCTCGTGCAGGACTCAACGATCCGAACCGACCGATCGCCAGtttgttcttcctcggacCCACGGGCGTTGGGAAGACCGAACTGTGCCGAAGCTTGGCGGAACTCATGTTCGATTCGG AGGACGCAATGGTGAAAATCGATATGAGCGAATACATGGAGAAACACACCATTTCACGGCTGTTGGGCGCCCCTCCCGGCTACGTCGGCTACGAGCAGGGAGGCCAACTCACGGATGAAGTGCGGAAGAAACCGTACTCAGTGATTCTTTTCGACGAGAT GGAGAAGGCGCACCCAGATGTCTTCAACGTCTTGCTGCAGATTCTGGACGACGGCCGAGTGACAGACGGCAAGGGAAATGTCGTCAATTTCCGGAACTGCATCGTTATCTTCACATCTAATCTTGGCTCTCAGCACATCCTCGAAATGGCACGCGATCCGGCGCGCAAACAGGAAATGAAAAC CAAGGTGATGCAGACTGTACGAGAAACCCTGAGGCCAGAGTTCTTCAATCGCATCGACGAATTCGTGATCTTTGACTCACTTAGCAAGAAAG aACTGAAGAGCATTGTCGGACTGGAAATGGCGAATGTTGCCGATCGGctgctggagaggaaggtgaAACTGAAGGTGGAGGACTCTGCCTTGGCATACCTTGCTGACGTGGG GTACGATCCAGCGTATGGGGCCCGGCCACTGAAACGGTTGATCCAGCGCGAGGTCGAAACGCCAATTGCCCAGAACATGCTGAAGGGCGTGGTGAATGAAAACGATGTCGTGGCTATCGCTGCGGAGGGCGGCAGGCTgaagttttctttttcttcctcaaaCAAGTCTTAA